Below is a genomic region from Parageobacillus toebii NBRC 107807.
GCAATAATCGTTGACGTAATGTCCCCTTTGAAAAACCTTCATTTACACTTAATTGATAAATATCCATACCTTCATTGTTGACCAATTGAATGAGTTCTTTTACTTTCATGTCGTCCTCCTTTATCATAATTTATTAGTTTTTATCAAAGTCTTAAATAGTATACTTTCGTAATTTTCTCTTTTTAATGGGATTACTGAAAAAACTTTTCATGGACCTCTGTTTTTTCCTTATATACATTTATCTTCTACTTAAACAGTCTTATTTTAATCATAGTTCTTCCGCATATATCGTTCGAATATAGAGAATAAGAGGTTAAGATGATTTATAGAAAAGGAAACTTGATGTAGGTTTATATGATTTTGCTAGAAATTTTCCCTCAAAAACTCTGTCACAAGATGAATCAATAGATGATTAATTTGATGAATGGTTCACATTCATTCACTCGCAAATTCACACATTACTCTACCCTTCAATCCCTTTAGTAGAGCGGAATGATTTGATTCAAAGTGACAGAGGAACTCCAGCAAAAGAACTAGCACTTAATTCTTTTTTTCATGGTTTATAACTTTAATAAAATAAAAGGAGGACGCTATCATTATGAGGAAAAGTACGTTATCTAACCGTGACAAAGACATTATTCGCACTTTATATCGATATCGTGGAATGACAGCTTGGCAACTAGCTCAAAAAGTTCATAATACCTATACCCCTAAGAACTCTCAAAAATCAATGATTCATAATTATTTAAAACGATTAAAAGAACAAAAACTGGTCACATCAAAGAAATTAGAAGATGATGCTGGTTTGGGTTCAATTTATTTTTTAACACCAAGTGGATTTAATATAGCTAAGGATTTACTTAATATTGAAATCGGTCAAGTTGGAGATGGATATTTATTTGCGGATGACTTTGAATCAGAAGGATATCATACACATGCCGATCTTGAATATAGCATCTATAAACCTCCTTTAGAACAAATCGGACATCATCTATTATTAATCGATACGTTAATCAAATTAGACTTTCTAGATAAAGAGAATCTAATTGACTACCGCTTGTCGATGTACGCAACAAGAGAGTATCAATCTGACAAAGGAAATGGCAAACTTCGGCCTGATGCAGAAATGCTTATTGATAGCAGTCGGAGTTATTTTATTGAGATAGACAAAGGAACGGAAGGTTACCAGCAACTATATGGAAAATTCATCAACTACAAGCACTACTTTTCTCAACTAAATAAAGAGGAATTACCTGATGCAATTTTATTTATCACGGATGAAAAAAGACAACTCTATGGAATAAAACGGAGATGGACAACGATTTTAACTGCCTTTCTTAATGCGATGGGTTCCTTTTCAGCAAGAGTAAACTTAATTTTTGCGCCTATAAATATGTTAGAGGAAACCATATCACTTGAAATGAAACGTCCATATTATCATAAACTTGTTGAGGAAAGGATTCGTACGTTCTTTATAAATAAAGGCTACTCATCAGTTAAATTTTTTAAATTTAACTCGATGCTGTCCTTCGCAGTTGCAATAAAAGGAAACAAATATCAATTAATATTTACTAGATTAGCCAATGAATTTGAATCCCTAGCGTTCGGTGGCTTTTTCCTATTTTCTAAAAAGATGCATATAATTGATGCAGAAATACAAAAAAACAAACTGCAGCGTTTAGGTTTGGAGCAAGTCATTTTATATCATGATCGGAAACCTTATTTACCTTCCGCTTTTCCAAAAGAAAAGTGGACAGGCGATCAACAAAAATATATGGAGATATTATTTAACCATCTCACTTATCTACCATTAAAGAACATCAGTTGATTCTGGTGTTCTTTTTTCTTTTTAAAGTTTATAAATTACTACCAAAGTAATATGAAGTTTAATGAAATAAACGGCTGAAAAAAATCCGCTTTCACCTTCCCGAATCTCACTAAAGGCTTTCTTGTCTTTAAAGATTCCGCTCATTTATTAGCTTTTATTTGTTTCCTTAAAAAAATTTTCACCTTTTTATAACTTTTTTATAAAACCCTCTTAAAATATAAAAATTCAAAGATACAATGATTTACGCATTAAATCATTTACCATTTAATGGAATGTTCTTTAGGGAACTTAGGGCCATTTAGGGATTTGGCTTTCCCTAAAGGAAAGGCTAGAGGTTTAACCATTTCGGATACTTTAGGGGTATTAGGGGAAAGAAATTCATTCACTAATCTCTCTGCCCATATAAAAAAAGTTAATTTTTGACTAAAAAAAGTTCTTAAAAGTATTCGAATGGCAAAAAACCTCTGCTAACATATTTAAAATCCAAAAACAGAAAGGAAGGGTAATCAACAAAATGAACAATGAAACAAATTATTTACCAATACACCGAACAAAAGAGGAAATCGAAGAAATGAGAAAAAATAGAAAAATGACAGATGTAGGAGTTGGAGAAGAATTGTTTAAAGAGATTGTTGACGCCTTAAATAAAAAACAATCTGTTGATAATGATGAATTAGAATGGGAAACGCCTGTGCCATTTAGCACCTATGATCTTCCAAAGTTTGATAGTCAAGTATTTTCGCCAACGATAAAAGATATGGTTGAATCCGTTGCCAAATTCACACAAACACCCGTTGACTTACCGGCAATTATCGCTTTTGGTGTATTATCAACTGTACTGAGCAAGAAATTTTTTGTCGAACCAAAAAAAGGCTGGAAGGAACCATTAAACACCTATACAACCGTATTAATGGAATCTTCCAACCGTAAATCGGCCGCCTATAACGCAATGACAGAACCAATATATTTTTATGAAAAGGACCTAATAAGTGAAATGAAACCAAAAATAAAGAAGAGATTAGCTGAACGCGGCGCCATTAAGAAACGAATCGAAAAACTCCAAAATGATTATGCCAAAACTAGTGATCCTGCGATCAGAGAAGAGATTAAAGAGGTTGTAGAAGAACTCGAAGCATTGCCTGAGTTATATGAACCAACACTACTTTTAGATAATTCTACGGAAGAAAAAATTGCTACAAGATTACAAGAAAACAATGAGAAAATCGCAATAATGTCGTCTGAAGGAGATTTATTTGAAAGAATGAAAGTAAAAGGAAGTGACCAAGAAAAGCTTGATATATATTTAAAGGGTTACAGCGGAGATCATCTTCGTGTAGACAGAGTTACTCGGAATACAGAAAGACTAGAAGAACCGTTAATAACCATTTGTATATCGGCTCAGCCTACGGTTATACAAAATATGCCACGAAAACTGAACGATCGGGGATTGATTCCACGCTTCCTTTTTTCGATTCCAGATGATTTCGTGGGTTACCGTGATGTTCTAAATGCTTTTCCAATCCCGGAAAGAATTCGCAACAAGTATATTTCACTCATTAAAAAAATGTTGAATTTCTCAACCAATCAGCCGATTGCACTTCATCTCGAACATGAAGCGGAAAAACTACTTTCGACATTTCAAATGGAAGTAGAAGTAAATTTCCGGGAAGGTGGAATCTTACACGATCAATTGAAAGCGTGGGGTGGTAAATTAGTCGGCCAATTAATTCGAATCACTGGTCTTCTTCATGTTACAAAGTATGCCGAAACGGCAAGTTGTATAGAAGACATCCCCACAGTGATTGACAAAGAAACATTAACAAAAGCCCTCCAATTAAAAGAGTATTTTATAGCCCATGCGGAGAAAGCTTTTGGCATTATGAAACAAAATGAATTGCTTGTTGATGCACAATTTATTTTAGGAAAACTATTGGCTGAACAAAAATTAGTAATCAGTAAACAAGCACTTTGGCAAAAGACAAAAAAAACGATTTGAGGTTGCTGAACAATTAAACAATACTTTAAACATGCTGGAATCCCGTTTTTATATTCAACGTGTTTTCGGTGGTAAATCGGGCCGAAAAGAAATGATCTATGTGAACCCTTTATTATTTGAATCCATGAATGCCGACCCTAATACCCCTAACACGTGGCTGACCCTTGAAAATAAAGAGAAAAAAGAAGGGGAATTGCAAAACCTAAAGGTTCCTAATTCCCCTAAAACAAATACTGAAAATAATCAACCTGAAAATAATAATACTTTAAAATCTCAAAAAAATGAAGTGGTGAAGAAACTTTGACGATTACAGAGTTTCTACATCACCTCGATACACATAACATCGACATCTGGGTTCAGGACAGCGAAATATTCATCCGCATGGATACGAATATTCCGCTTCCTGATATGAATAAAGAGAAAAAAGCGTTAAAAATGCGCTTATTAAACAATCAATTTGCTAAACAGCGAGGATGGCTCGTCGGCAATTTTGGGGAGATTTATTGCTACCAATATAGCGACAGCGGCTATATTTTCATCGAACGCAACCCAGACGAATCCGTAAATATATATCGTTGTAAATTCGATTTATACGGAAAACCAACCAATATAAAAGG
It encodes:
- a CDS encoding YfjI family protein, which produces MNNETNYLPIHRTKEEIEEMRKNRKMTDVGVGEELFKEIVDALNKKQSVDNDELEWETPVPFSTYDLPKFDSQVFSPTIKDMVESVAKFTQTPVDLPAIIAFGVLSTVLSKKFFVEPKKGWKEPLNTYTTVLMESSNRKSAAYNAMTEPIYFYEKDLISEMKPKIKKRLAERGAIKKRIEKLQNDYAKTSDPAIREEIKEVVEELEALPELYEPTLLLDNSTEEKIATRLQENNEKIAIMSSEGDLFERMKVKGSDQEKLDIYLKGYSGDHLRVDRVTRNTERLEEPLITICISAQPTVIQNMPRKLNDRGLIPRFLFSIPDDFVGYRDVLNAFPIPERIRNKYISLIKKMLNFSTNQPIALHLEHEAEKLLSTFQMEVEVNFREGGILHDQLKAWGGKLVGQLIRITGLLHVTKYAETASCIEDIPTVIDKETLTKALQLKEYFIAHAEKAFGIMKQNELLVDAQFILGKLLAEQKLVISKQALWQKTKKTI
- a CDS encoding replication-relaxation family protein — its product is MRKSTLSNRDKDIIRTLYRYRGMTAWQLAQKVHNTYTPKNSQKSMIHNYLKRLKEQKLVTSKKLEDDAGLGSIYFLTPSGFNIAKDLLNIEIGQVGDGYLFADDFESEGYHTHADLEYSIYKPPLEQIGHHLLLIDTLIKLDFLDKENLIDYRLSMYATREYQSDKGNGKLRPDAEMLIDSSRSYFIEIDKGTEGYQQLYGKFINYKHYFSQLNKEELPDAILFITDEKRQLYGIKRRWTTILTAFLNAMGSFSARVNLIFAPINMLEETISLEMKRPYYHKLVEERIRTFFINKGYSSVKFFKFNSMLSFAVAIKGNKYQLIFTRLANEFESLAFGGFFLFSKKMHIIDAEIQKNKLQRLGLEQVILYHDRKPYLPSAFPKEKWTGDQQKYMEILFNHLTYLPLKNIS